Within Ptiloglossa arizonensis isolate GNS036 chromosome 8, iyPtiAriz1_principal, whole genome shotgun sequence, the genomic segment TATTTGATTTATTTGTATCAAAACCTATTACGTATTTTCACTAACAAAgggttactttctttttttgttacgAAAAACAACAATGCACGATAAATGCTAGAGATTTTACACAATTTGTACCACTTTACATTTGATGTAGAAGCCTCTTATACATCAGATATAAATTAATAAGTAATCGAGACAGGGAAAATAATTGTCTTCTTAAGCAAGGATTAATGGCTTAAGTCAGACATCGCTTTTTCATTATTTCTGCAATCAGTCATTAAACGCACTGAGATATTATCTTGAGGTAGTTTTTAATTTCTTGTATTTGGCTACCTCGTACATCGCCAGATAAGATAAATTTGTCATTGTTAAATCTAACGAGATTTAACCAAATAAAATAGAAGATTCTATGCGTTCGCTGACTCGTTCGTTGATTGATCGATTCATtcgaacacaaaaaaaaaaaaaaaaacatcgccGTATAATGATCTCTCTTTCTCAAGATTTCGGAAGTTTTCCAAGAATTTTATCATCACGACGTATCGTAAGATTGCATCTTACTAAAAACTATTCCATCAAGTTTCTCCGCGCGGACTTCTCTCGGAATACGAAACGCATGTTCTATTACtacaataggttgttcaataaattttatcgaacgagaaatctCATTGAATAACCTAGTGCTACGTATTCGTcttacatgtatatgtatatatcataTCTACCGTGGTTTAAGCTCCGGCACAAGTGTCGCTTAATTGCCCGATTTGACCTAGTCTCTATACTTTTGCGGTTTAATTTATCGCAGAAAAGGGTTGGTTTCATCCATTCGTTCAATCAAGTCGAATGTTTCCATGCTGCGCACAATCTTTAATCTTTATACTCGCAACTAGATACGTTTTCGGTATTGTACTTGGTAAACCATTTAGACGGCAGTCTATATAAAGTACGACCGACGTTTTACGAAACACGTCGTTCGGATTTTGTTTCGTGATAACTAGTTAAACCCGAGTCACGAATTATCGTTACGACCCACCCGATGCGTACGACCTTCTTCATTCAAGGATTTTTGGTAtccaaaattttctttctctctccttcctTAACTTCTCCTTGGTTCAACGTTTGCCGTTTGTCGTTTGCCTTCCCGGCGGACACGAGCCGAAATCAAAATTGTGTTGCACCCAAGTCACACTGTTACGTGCAAGGAATCTGACCTTTACCTAGATAGGTTTGTACGGCTCGTTAGACAGCTGCCAATAGGGAAAGGCTCTGCTAATCGTCATTCCTTCCGCGCCGTTGACCTCGGGCTTTCTTCTTTGCGGCGACGACGacagcggcggcggcgacgtGGGTCTCTATTTAACGATGCAATTATCAATAATCGATATACTTATTCTATACAGGTGGGCGAATACCACAGCGATGGGTATTTGCGGTAATGGGATTTCTGGCATTATTTAATGCTTACGCGATGAGGGTTTGTCTATCGATCACGATCACTCAAATGGTAGACACGCAGGAACATAAGATCCATGACAGCAACCGTGACGATTGCTCATCGAACGAGACAATTTCCGACTCGGTAAAACCAGCGTCGAACGTAGATCGTTATCATTGGGATGAAATCACTCaggtaacaaaaaaaaagaaaaaaaaatatatcgttgGTCGTGATTGTCGATAAACTACTATAAAATGGCAACGATGTTAGCGGCAGTGGCAACAATAACAATCTTTACCGGTTTTAGGGTGCAATTTTATCATCGTTTTACTGGGGTTACGTAGTGACTCATTTACCAGGTGGAATGCTGTCCGAAAAGTTCGGTGGAAAATATTCCCTTGGTCTGGGCATATTGGCGACTGCAGTGTTTACGCTGATTACACCGGTTGTTGTTAAATTTGGGGAGGCGACAGGTCTGATCGTGGTTCGCGTATTAATGGGCCTTTGCGAAGGTACAACTTTTCCGGCGTTAAACGCGATGCTTGCTCAATGGACGCCGCCGGAGGAAAGATCCAAGATCGGCTCGTTGGTATTCGCCGGTGCTCAACTTGGTACAGTATTTGCAAACTCGTTATCCGGAATCATCCTCCATTACTCGGAGATCGGCTGGCAAGCTGTATTTTACGTGTTTGGTAGCATTGGAGTTGTTTGGTTCTTGATATGGTTGGTAACGTGTTATAATAATCCGGACACGCATCCGTACATTTCCGAGAGAGAGAAGAACTTTTTGCGCGAAAGGATGCATACCCATACGCATAAGAAACCACCTTCGGCACCATGGCGGCACATTCTCACATCTGTACCAGTTTGGGCATTGATAACCGCGCAGATTGGTCACGATTGGGGTTTCTTCACTTTGGTAAACGATCTCCCCAAATATATGAGCAGCGTTCTCAAATATTCAATCAAGAGCAACGGGCTGCTCTCCGCGTTACCCTACCTAACGATGTGGGTTTGCAGTGTAATTACATCCTGTCTAGCCGACTGGATGATCACAAGCGGTGTAATGTCGCGCACAAACGTACGTAAACTGGGAACAACTATTGCTTCGTTGGGTCCAGGAGCGTTCATTATCGCCGCGTCCTACGCCGAATGCGACAGAACAAACGTCGTAATTATGTTCACACTTGGCACAACATTAATGGGTAGGTAACAGTTTGCAAGTAAACCAGCTTTCTCTTCGTTCGCCCTTTCGTACTGTCTTCTGACGATGAATTCAACGTTTGTGTTCCATCGATTGTTGAATTCAGCCCGGAATCGACAATTGTGTCATTTTCCTCGTGATTTCTTTTTTCAGGCACATTTTATCCAGGAATGAAGGTTAACGCTCTGGATCTCAGCCCAAATTATTCTGGCACTTTGATGGCCCTTGTGAACGGCATAGGCGCTTTTACCGGTATACTGACACCGTATATCGTAGGTGTATTGGCCCCGAACGAGAGCCTCTCCGAATGGAGACTTGTATTTTGGATCGTTTTTGCCGTTTTCATAGTGACCAATTTCATTTTTGTACTTTACGCGAGCGGCGAAGTGGAATACTGGAACGATCCTGAATTCATTATACGAGAAAGGGAAGAGAAGCGAAGGAAAACTGAGAACGAAAAGAAGCAGAATGTTGAGAAAACTTCTCCTTAAAACATGACTGAACAAAATTTCATCACTCGATTAAAATCTACCTCGAGATCCTTTAAAACAGTCTGGTAGAGCACGAAAGAATATTCGAACGGTTCTTATATCTACGCCGTCAACTTCTACGACTATGGTATTATGGTCGTTAGATTCGTCGTCGTATGTGCGaaataattttactattaaCATACCCGTTACGACGTTACTCGAATTCTTCGTTATTATCCGGTATTTTTCCGTCTAGTCcagctcatttttttttttttgcatctcCTCCGATAGAAGGAAATAATAATGTGCAACGAAAAGGAACGACATTACTACACCGATGAACaatatgtatattgtatatatgtacagaAAAGAAGCCTTGCACGCTTCAACGGACACGTTATCGAGCGAGAATTAAAGGAATGTTCGATTGACGTTACACATTGACGTATTCTCGTGATGGAGATATTCAGTGTACCTGAAAATATTTGCACGGTTGTATCCGTGCGCGCATACGCATTGTTATTTTTTCCATCCATACAGCGTGTCGTCACCGAAAGAAGTGGAATGAAGATAAAAAATACATGCACGGTGTTATACGTTTCGTCTTGTATAAAGTTTGCGCATTTATACATTTGTATAGACATATGTACACTTATACAAACATACGTAAACAATACATAATTCACATATAAAAACTCCAACAGaaggaaatttatttcatttgtttcCATTCGTTTATTCCAATGTAACGCAAAGGATCGTTCAATGAACGTTCCATTCAATTTCGTTTAACTGTGCTTGTATTTGTATTAATAACGGCATTTTACAAACGTTCGTATCGTTTACtgcattatttacaaatatttttcattttgcgcACTGTAATTAGTATCCTTTTTACAAATAACAGGTACAACGGTCGATACTCGAGTGAGCGCGTATAGCTCGCTCCTCGCTAGTTGAATTCATCAACCAAGATCAATAGTCTATCCTAACTCGACGATAATGTCCAGGCGAGCGGTacctcgattttctttttctcgtgctTTCGTCGTTGACCACGATATCTTGATTTATTCGGACTCCAGTCAACACTGTCTCGTACTCTCCAGGAAGTCGACGGTAGCGTGTAGGTCATCGGAtgtgtatttataatttttgtagaCTCTGTGGCACAAATGTAATTTGCGAACTTATAATCGATATGGTAATAGTCTCTTAAAGTTTGTTCGTCGCGGAAAGCTTGCATCGCACTCCAAACGTGTGATAACAAACAAGGAAATCTAGAAAGCCAGTAATCGGTAAACTTGTCAGGTATGTCTCCAAGGTTCTCTTGCGCCTCCGGACTCAACTCCCTATAATGATGTttctgaaaacagaaattaaGAGAACCGTTAACGAGTACTCGACACAACAAGACTACGTTGACATTTTCAATCGATTTTTTCTACTCTGGTATCCGGTACCTTGTTTCGCAATGCCCTTAAAAGATCTCGTACACTGTCTCCACGGTAGCTTCTGTATTTCCGAAGATCTGTTGCGACTTCCACATCGATGAGTAACCTCCAGTCTCCTCGGACAACGCGGTTGTTGTCGGTTTCCAATGCGATCAGCGCGGGACTATCGATCTGCTCTTTTTCTACTCGATCGCTTACATCCTAATAACGAACATAGTTTTCGTGTAGCTGAGCGTACAAGAAAGGACCAAACGAAGAAGATAATACCCAATATGCGGTGAAAATTTAGCCAACGACGAGACGTGTCAAACTATGCTTTAAACGATCCATATACGCAGAGAATTTTAGTGGACGGACGTTTTTATCCACGGGTTTTTGTCGGACGGTCGTCTTTTTCGTCAGTCTTTTTCGTAAAAACGACATCGAGTATATAAGTTCCGCACTGTAGCAACGAAGCTTCAACACCTGCAATCCCTTTTGATCCGAATAGTGAATTATAAACGAAAATCTCTCCCCACCCCCAACCCCACCTCCCTTCCATTCATTGTTATTCGCGTTGCAGAACGATGAGCACACAAGATCCTTTAAACTTCGGTCACCAACAGTTGTAAAGATCCTCTTGGGTCATTTTTGTTACTGGAGTCTAGTATAACAGTGTCcgacaaattgaaactttttcttttttgctttcCAATAACCACCAGGCGATCTTTATAAAGCCTCGTTCCGCAAACAAGAATCCGGATTGCTGTATCGTCGCCACTTTTCaaaaaacacgagtttttgtaaaaatttagaattttcgaCAAAAATAAGGTATTACACGAAAAATAAGAACGTTTAAAAGGTCTAATTGGTTTTAAAAGATAGAGGAGGATAAGTTTCCCGACTATAATGGTATAcaatttatagtattaattgctTTTGATTTATGCAGATTTATGAAGAAAAAACTGCTCGGTAGAAAGATCGAAACGATTTACATTTCGTTGCTGACGAATATCTTCTCGACCTAACGTTTTATAAAGATACAAAAATAACACGGAGAATCTTCGCACAAGAGcacaatttattaaaaacaattaataaattgtataccACTGTATTCAGGAACTTTCTCTCCTCTATCTTCTAAGATCAATTAGAACTTTTAAacgttttgttaaaaattctgagtttaaaaaaaaaactcaaatttttcaaaaactggGGGTTATACAGCAATTCGACTTTCGTATTCTTATTTGGGGATCGAGGTTCTACAAGAATCAGCTGGTGGATATCGAAAGATAAAATGTAAAGATAGTGTAATTCCATCCAAGATCCAACTTGGCATGAGAAAGGCACTCATCAAATCTATGGGCGAACAATCTGCGGATCAAATCTGGTCCACCATCTCTTAATCGGCCCACACACAGTTGAGATTTATAATTGATTTGCTCGCAGATTTGATCGATCGCCTTTCGCACGAAAAAGACCAGCGAGAAAAATGATCGACTAAACTCATAGGCAAAATTCCAATAATTTTTAACCTTGTATATGGACCTCTTTACTCTATAAGTCGCGAAGTAAGAATATTTGTTGAATGAATTATGTTTCAGTATCCCTAGAATAATATTAATGTGACACAAGCATGTCTGTTTTTTTGCACACTGTCATGAATGCATTTAAGtggattaatttcaatatttcgtattaTCTACATATCTGACAAAGAGAGGTCGCACCTATAGGAtcgtcaattttttttcaaacttttttttgATGattctacagcaaaaataagTAGACACATATTCGAgtttcttttccatttatttataaaaatattcaacgtttaattttttaaatttcgtctTGTATATAGTTTCTTAAAAGCATTGTTACAGCTGCAACGTATGTTTTTCATATTGTTATGTTGCATTTCGTTCGAGgcattgtaaaaaataaataaaaaaaaaacagaagaaacataatataaaaataaaaggatatgtgaaaataaagaaaagaaattttattttttacgagAGATTCGAACTCCAAAATCTTGGGTACGAATCTACGTACCATTCGAAATTAAAAGTAATGAGCAATGGCAAGAAAGCTCGAATATGTGTccacttatttttttttctaaaaccaccagaaaaaaaaattagcaATCCAATAGGTGTGATCATTCCTTGCGAATGAAAAGAATCATATTTAAGACCGAAGTACACGAAATCTGGTTACAGATCAGTCTTATCTGACACGCACTTACAATCGATTTTAATAATTCGGAACactaattttgaattttaaagttTCATACAAAGATTCGGAAGTTCCATACCGCACTTATATCGAATATATTGTTGgtacaaaaattgtacaaattttgttcTCCATCTTACATACTAGTATGCACATTTGGCAACACAAAACTTGTCCCGACGTTTTCGGAAAACCAGTACTCCTAGTTGAAAACAGAATGCATGTGGTCCACTGAAGACTGTCATCGACTATAACGTAGTGTGATCTTAATTTGTGTACTTGTTCTCAACTGGGAGCACTGGTTTTTCGAAAACGGTGGGTCAAGTTTTGTGTTGCCGAATGTACAGGATTACCTCAATATTACCTCTTAGTCCTCAAtgcttaaaatttgtattaatcgACCCCTCTCGGAAAGGGTTTGCCGACCCATGCTTTAGATAGATATAGCGTTACCAGTGGGACGCATATTTTTCCCTTTACATGCAGACATTTGTCGGAACAAACACTAATTAGCGACATTCGATATTGACCATATCAGTTTACAACCATTTTCGCCCGCCGCAGGTCAAAGTAGGAGTACATTACGCCCGTCATAATTCAGGAGCATATCGACTCCTGTCATCTAAGTATTAAAACGATCtaagtatataaaataaaacggaTTACCTGAAAAAATCCAAGAATTCGAGCAGATTCCCAGAATATGGGGTGATCGTGAACAGCCATTACCGGTGGTCGTTCCGATGGGTCGCTAGCAATCATTGCCTTTATTAGTAAAAGTGCGAGTTCCTTGTTACTTTGAGAAATTACTTCATGAAGGCCTGCTAAATCGCTCTCACCGCCTGTAGTACATGAAAATACCAAGTGTTGTATGGAGAGAGCAATTTTATCTGCTATATCGATAACTTCAGCATTGTTGATAAGCCAAACAAATTACAAACAAGCAAATTTACGATGAGTTTCTTACAAAGAATGTTAGCCTGTCGCCTCAATGGATCTCCAAATGGGTGTTTCCCATCGGAAAGGACATAGTAGAAAACGCAACCAAGAGAAAAGATATCGACAGCGCAAGTCGTTCTGTTCCCGTTTAACATTTCTGGTGCTATCCAACCGTCAGTTCCTGTTACTCCGGATCTACGTGAAAAGGATACACGACCTAACTGAAGTTTCTTGCACAGTCCAAAATCAGATATCATGGCTCTAAC encodes:
- the LOC143150561 gene encoding putative inorganic phosphate cotransporter isoform X1, yielding MIPVWKAFCGRIPQRWVFAVMGFLALFNAYAMRVCLSITITQMVDTQEHKIHDSNRDDCSSNETISDSVKPASNVDRYHWDEITQGAILSSFYWGYVVTHLPGGMLSEKFGGKYSLGLGILATAVFTLITPVVVKFGEATGLIVVRVLMGLCEGTTFPALNAMLAQWTPPEERSKIGSLVFAGAQLGTVFANSLSGIILHYSEIGWQAVFYVFGSIGVVWFLIWLVTCYNNPDTHPYISEREKNFLRERMHTHTHKKPPSAPWRHILTSVPVWALITAQIGHDWGFFTLVNDLPKYMSSVLKYSIKSNGLLSALPYLTMWVCSVITSCLADWMITSGVMSRTNVRKLGTTIASLGPGAFIIAASYAECDRTNVVIMFTLGTTLMGTFYPGMKVNALDLSPNYSGTLMALVNGIGAFTGILTPYIVGVLAPNESLSEWRLVFWIVFAVFIVTNFIFVLYASGEVEYWNDPEFIIREREEKRRKTENEKKQNVEKTSP
- the LOC143150561 gene encoding putative inorganic phosphate cotransporter isoform X2, which translates into the protein MGFLALFNAYAMRVCLSITITQMVDTQEHKIHDSNRDDCSSNETISDSVKPASNVDRYHWDEITQGAILSSFYWGYVVTHLPGGMLSEKFGGKYSLGLGILATAVFTLITPVVVKFGEATGLIVVRVLMGLCEGTTFPALNAMLAQWTPPEERSKIGSLVFAGAQLGTVFANSLSGIILHYSEIGWQAVFYVFGSIGVVWFLIWLVTCYNNPDTHPYISEREKNFLRERMHTHTHKKPPSAPWRHILTSVPVWALITAQIGHDWGFFTLVNDLPKYMSSVLKYSIKSNGLLSALPYLTMWVCSVITSCLADWMITSGVMSRTNVRKLGTTIASLGPGAFIIAASYAECDRTNVVIMFTLGTTLMGTFYPGMKVNALDLSPNYSGTLMALVNGIGAFTGILTPYIVGVLAPNESLSEWRLVFWIVFAVFIVTNFIFVLYASGEVEYWNDPEFIIREREEKRRKTENEKKQNVEKTSP